One window of the Syngnathus typhle isolate RoL2023-S1 ecotype Sweden linkage group LG21, RoL_Styp_1.0, whole genome shotgun sequence genome contains the following:
- the LOC133145430 gene encoding CCR4-NOT transcription complex subunit 2-like isoform X5, with the protein MKRPVALPARRHSPAQEGDTAAMFGANRKKFTEAGAEGEYDEPGGLYYGQPSVFPQRADKDGSGAVDDLADAGGRQRDAFVFRTTAAPSCASGQLSQLGASLYGPQSALGFPARGLNSGAPPSRSGLAQSAAAHTPSSPGRGIPPKNGRAVLNHNHQVGGERGGGGRSPGGPSPSIIGMPKQSRQAFTISSMSGFGASRTPGFNVFNGTDGSENVTGLDPSDFPALADRGRRDGGANPAPLLNPLAGRAPYVGMVTKPSGEQSQDFSIHNEDFPALPGPNYQTKDPGDDGKTVTRARARCKAAGELLWADSRLGRSEPRLFSDNQHKKGIQVLPDGRVSNIPLGMVTDQFGMIGLLTFIRAAETEPGTVHLALGSDLTTLGLNLNSPENLYPKFASPWASAPCRPQDIDFHVPSEYLTNVHIRDKLAAIKLSRYGEDLLFYLYYMNGGDLLQLLSAVELFNRDWRYHKEERVWITRAPGMEPSLKTNAYERGTYYFFDCLNWRKVAKEFHLEYDKLEERPHVPSTFNYNPAQQAF; encoded by the exons ATGAAAAGGCCAGTGGCGCTACCGGCTCGCCGGCACTCACCGGCGCAGGAAG GTGACACGGCGGCCATGTTTGGGGCTAACCGGAAGAAGTTCACGGAGGCGGGAGCGGAGGGCGAGTACGACGAGCCGGGCGGCCTCTACTACGGCCAGCCGTCCGTCTTCCCGCAGCGCGCCGACAAAGACGGAAGCGGCGCCGTGGATGACCTCGCCGACGCCGGCGGACGTCAGCGAGACGCCTTTGTCTTTCGGACCACGGCGGCCCCGTCCTGCGCCTCGGGACAGCTGTCGCAGCTGGGAGCCAGTCTCTACGGCCCTCAGA GTGCGCTCGGCTTCCCCGCGCGCGGCCTCAACAGCGGGGCGCCGCCGAGTCGAAGCGGACTCGCTCAGTCGGCCGCCGCCCACACGCCTTCCTCGCCCGGCAG GGGGATTCCGCCCAAGAACGGCCGCGCCGTCCTCAACCACAACCACCAGGTGGGGGGAGaacgggggggcggggggcggaGTCCGGGCGGCCCCTCGCCCAGCATCATTGGAATGCCCAAACAGTCGCGGCAAGCCTTCACCATCAGCAG CATGTCAGGTTTCGGCGCGAGCAGGACTCCCGGATTCAACGTCTTCAACGGCACAG ATGGCAGCGAAAACGTGACGGGCCTGGACCCGTCCGACTTCCCGGCGCTGGCCGACCGCGGTCGGCGAGACGGCGGCGCCAACCCCGCGCCGCTGCTCAACCCGCTGGCCGGGCGGGCGCCTTACG TCGGCATGGTAACTAAGCCGTCTGGCGAGCAGTCGCAAGACTTCTCCATCCACAACGAGGATTTCCCAGCACTACCGGGCCCAAACTACCAGACCAAAGACCCCGGCGACGACGGCAAAACGGtgacgcgcgcgcgcgctcgcTGCAAAGCCGCCGGCGAATTGCTGTGGGCTGACTCTCGTCTCGGCCGCTCAGAACCTCGGCTCTTCAG CGACAACCAGCACAAGAAAGGAATACAGGTGCTGCCCGACG GACGCGTGAGCAACATCCCGCTCGGCATGGTAACGGACCAATTCGGCATGATCGGCCTGCTGACGTTCATCCGGGCGGCCGAGACCGAGCCCGGCACGGTGCACCTGGCTCTCGGATCCGACCTCACCACGCTAGGCCTCAACCTCAACTCGCCCGA GAACCTCTACCCCAAGTTTGCGTCTCCGTGGGCGTCGGCGCCGTGCCGGCCGCAGGACATCG ATTTTCACGTACCGTCGGAATACTTGACCAACGTCCACATACGGGACAAG CTGGCCGCCATCAAGTTGTCCCGCTACGGTGAGGACCTCCTCTTTTACCTTTACTACATGAACGGCGGCgacctgctgcagctgctgtccGCCGTGGAGCT CTTCAACAGGGACTGGCGCTACCACAAGGAGGAGCGGGTGTGGATCACGCGGGCACCCGGCATGGAGCCGTCGCTCAAGACAAACGCCTACGAGAGGGGCACGTACTACTTCTTTGACTGCCTCAACTGGAGGAAGGTTGCCAAG GAGTTCCACCTGGAGTACGACAAACTGGAAGAGCGACCTCACGTTCCCTCCACCTTCAACTACAACCCCGCCCAGCAGGCCTTCTga
- the LOC133145430 gene encoding CCR4-NOT transcription complex subunit 2-like isoform X7, which produces MKRPVALPARRHSPAQEGDTAAMFGANRKKFTEAGAEGEYDEPGGLYYGQPSVFPQRADKDGSGAVDDLADAGGRQRDAFVFRTTAAPSCASGQLSQLGASLYGPQSALGFPARGLNSGAPPSRSGLAQSAAAHTPSSPGRGIPPKNGRAVLNHNHQVGGERGGGGRSPGGPSPSIIGMPKQSRQAFTISSMSGFGASRTPGFNVFNGTDGSENVTGLDPSDFPALADRGRRDGGANPAPLLNPLAGRAPYVGMVTKPSGEQSQDFSIHNEDFPALPGPNYQTKDPGDDGKTNLGSSATTSTRKEYRCCPTVRHAGAPELTKPAGRTRSLTPLACRTREQHPARHGNGPIRHDRPADVHPGGRDRARHGAPGSRIRPHHARPQPQLAREPLPQVCVSVGVGAVPAAGHRFSRTVGILDQRPHTGQAGRHQVVPLRFNRDWRYHKEERVWITRAPGMEPSLKTNAYERGTYYFFDCLNWRKVAKEFHLEYDKLEERPHVPSTFNYNPAQQAF; this is translated from the exons ATGAAAAGGCCAGTGGCGCTACCGGCTCGCCGGCACTCACCGGCGCAGGAAG GTGACACGGCGGCCATGTTTGGGGCTAACCGGAAGAAGTTCACGGAGGCGGGAGCGGAGGGCGAGTACGACGAGCCGGGCGGCCTCTACTACGGCCAGCCGTCCGTCTTCCCGCAGCGCGCCGACAAAGACGGAAGCGGCGCCGTGGATGACCTCGCCGACGCCGGCGGACGTCAGCGAGACGCCTTTGTCTTTCGGACCACGGCGGCCCCGTCCTGCGCCTCGGGACAGCTGTCGCAGCTGGGAGCCAGTCTCTACGGCCCTCAGA GTGCGCTCGGCTTCCCCGCGCGCGGCCTCAACAGCGGGGCGCCGCCGAGTCGAAGCGGACTCGCTCAGTCGGCCGCCGCCCACACGCCTTCCTCGCCCGGCAG GGGGATTCCGCCCAAGAACGGCCGCGCCGTCCTCAACCACAACCACCAGGTGGGGGGAGaacgggggggcggggggcggaGTCCGGGCGGCCCCTCGCCCAGCATCATTGGAATGCCCAAACAGTCGCGGCAAGCCTTCACCATCAGCAG CATGTCAGGTTTCGGCGCGAGCAGGACTCCCGGATTCAACGTCTTCAACGGCACAG ATGGCAGCGAAAACGTGACGGGCCTGGACCCGTCCGACTTCCCGGCGCTGGCCGACCGCGGTCGGCGAGACGGCGGCGCCAACCCCGCGCCGCTGCTCAACCCGCTGGCCGGGCGGGCGCCTTACG TCGGCATGGTAACTAAGCCGTCTGGCGAGCAGTCGCAAGACTTCTCCATCCACAACGAGGATTTCCCAGCACTACCGGGCCCAAACTACCAGACCAAAGACCCCGGCGACGACGGCAAAACG AACCTCGGCTCTTCAG CGACAACCAGCACAAGAAAGGAATACAGGTGCTGCCCGACGGTGAGACACGCGGGCGCGCCCGAGCTGACAAAGCCGGCCGGGCGCACGCGCAGCCTCACGCCGCTCGCTTGCAGGACGCGTGAGCAACATCCCGCTCGGCATGGTAACGGACCAATTCGGCATGATCGGCCTGCTGACGTTCATCCGGGCGGCCGAGACCGAGCCCGGCACGGTGCACCTGGCTCTCGGATCCGACCTCACCACGCTAGGCCTCAACCTCAACTCGCCCGA GAACCTCTACCCCAAGTTTGCGTCTCCGTGGGCGTCGGCGCCGTGCCGGCCGCAGGACATCG ATTTTCACGTACCGTCGGAATACTTGACCAACGTCCACATACGGGACAAG CTGGCCGCCATCAAGTTGTCCCGCTACG CTTCAACAGGGACTGGCGCTACCACAAGGAGGAGCGGGTGTGGATCACGCGGGCACCCGGCATGGAGCCGTCGCTCAAGACAAACGCCTACGAGAGGGGCACGTACTACTTCTTTGACTGCCTCAACTGGAGGAAGGTTGCCAAG GAGTTCCACCTGGAGTACGACAAACTGGAAGAGCGACCTCACGTTCCCTCCACCTTCAACTACAACCCCGCCCAGCAGGCCTTCTga